In a single window of the Panulirus ornatus isolate Po-2019 chromosome 23, ASM3632096v1, whole genome shotgun sequence genome:
- the LOC139756801 gene encoding eukaryotic translation initiation factor 4E type 3-like, giving the protein MASIPIPGGEVKNGSVEDVASSPALHPDAYATLGQDETNGVPLDTHWTFWIDKATRGATAAEYEANMKKIYSVSTVQSFWSVYNHIPDVAELSLRYSYHLMRGDRRPMWEDEGNQNGGTWRIKVSKRDTSRVWKELLLAAIGEQFEGHLAPGDEVCGITVSVRERDDLLQIWNYDSTLTNQATVMKKVHSLVPDVVFSAEFYKPHQTHHAYEGEKSQISGMMLINS; this is encoded by the exons atggcatccatccctatcCCAGGTGGTGAGGTGAAAAATGGGAGTGTTGAGGACGTAGCCTCTTCGCCTGCCTTACACCCAGACGCCTATGCTACCCTAGGGCAAGACGAGACGAATGGGGTGCCCCTCGACACCCACTGGACCTTTTGGATTGATAA AGCTACAAGAGGAGCCACAGCAGCAGAATATGAAGCTaacatgaagaaaatatatagcGTATCAACTGTACAAAGTTTCTGGTCTGTGTATAATCACATACCAGATGTTGCAGAGCTGTCACTTCGTTATTCTTATCACCTGATGCGTGGAGACCGACGCCCTATGTGGGAAGATGAGGGTAATCAAAATGGGGGTACATGGAGAATTAAAGTATCCAAAAGAGATACG TCACGCGTATGGAAGGAACTTCTGTTAGCAGCTATTGGAGAACAGTTTGAAGGCCATCTTGCTCCAGGGGATGAAGTATGTGGCATCACAGTTTCAGTCAGGGAGCGAGATGATTTACTGCAGATCTGGAATTATGATAGCACCCTCACTAACCAAGCCACAGTAATGAAGAAAGTTCACAGTTTGGTCCCTGATGTTGTTTTCAGTGCTGAATTTTATAAAC CACATCAAACCCATCATGCTTATGAAGGCGAAAAATCACAGATAAGTGGTATGATGCTCATAAATTCATGA